In Raphanus sativus cultivar WK10039 chromosome 5, ASM80110v3, whole genome shotgun sequence, the following proteins share a genomic window:
- the LOC108856597 gene encoding uncharacterized protein LOC108856597: MADQSKNNNTPEIFELNNGSMQVKISNYGATITSLSVPDNNGKLADVVLGFDSVDPYVNGLAPYFGCIVGRVANRIKEGKFSLNGVDYTLPINNGPNSLHGGNKGFDKKLWEVAGYKKDGDKPFITFKYHSADGEEGYPGAVTVTVTYTLTSATTMRLDMEAVPENKDTPINLAQHTYWNLSGHDSGNILDHRIQIWGSHITPVDQHSVPTGELLPVKGTPFDFTEEKRIGERIGEVGIGYDHNYVLDCPDQEKVGLKHAARLRDGESSRVMDLWTDAPGVQFYTGNYVDGVVGKGNAVYGKHAGVCLETQGFPNAINQKSFPCVVVKAGEKYKHTMLFEFSA, encoded by the exons ATGGCGGATCAGAGCAAGAACAACAACACTCCTGAGATCTTCGAGCTCAACAATGGATCCATGCAGGTCAAGATCTCTAACTATGGCGCCACCATCACCTCCTTGTCTGTCCCCGACAATAACG GTAAACTGGCTGATGTAGTTCTCGGATTTGACTCGGTGGATCCATATGTG AACGGGCTTGCACCCTACTTCGGTTGCATAGTTGGTCGTGTAGCAAATCGGATTAAAGAGGGCAAGTTTAGTCTCAATGGAGTTGACTATACTTTGCCCATCAACAATGGTCCCAACAGCCTCCACG GTGGCAACAAAGGTTTCGATAAGAAGTTATGGGAAGTCGCAGGATACAAGAAAGACGGTGACAAACCTTTCATCACATTCAAATATCACAGCGCCGATGGAGAAGAAG GCTATCCCGGTGCGGTTACTGTCACGGTGACATACACTCTCACGTCAGCCACGACCATGAGACTCGACATGGAGGCAGTTCCTGAGAACAAAGACACTCCCATCAATTTAGCTCAACATACATACTGGAACTTATCGGGTCACGACTCAGGAAACATTCTTGACCACAGGATCCAAATCTGGGGTTCTCATATCACCCCCGTGGATCAACACTCAGTTCCTACAGGAGAGCTCTTACCGGTAAAAGGAACTCCTTTCGATTTCACCGAGGAGAAACGGATAGGAGAGCGTATAGGAGAGGTGGGAATTGGGTACGATCACAACTACGTGTTGGACTGTCCTGATCAAGAGAAAGTCGGGCTGAAACACGCGGCGAGGCTTAGAGACGGTGAGAGCTCAAGGGTGATGGACTTGTGGACCGATGCTCCCGGTGTGCAGTTTTATACGGGGAACTATGTGGATGGAGTGGTGGGGAAAGGGAATGCGGTTTATGGGAAGCATGCAGGTGTGTGCCTTGAGACGCAAGGGTTCCCGAACGCGATTAACCAGAAGAGTTTCCCGTGTGTTGTGGTCAAGGCTGGTGAGAAGTACAAGCACACTATGCTGTTTGAGTTTTCAGCTTGA
- the LOC108856909 gene encoding protein C2-DOMAIN ABA-RELATED 4, with amino-acid sequence MSTTGPARKSSLMETLLGLLRIRIKRGVNLAVRDINSSDPYVVVKMGKQKLKTRVINKDVNPEWNEDLTLSVTDPSLTVLLTVYDHDMFSKDDKMGDAEFEIKPYIEALKMQLDGLPSGTIVTTVQPCRRNCLAEESKITWVDGKLVQDLVLRLRHVECGEVEAQLQWIDLPGSKGL; translated from the exons ATGAGCACGACGGGTCCGGCAAGGAAAAGCTCACTAATGGAAACTCTCTTGGGACTCCTTAGAATCCGCATCAAACGTGGCGTCAATCTCGCCGTCCGTGACATTAATAGCAGTGATCCTTACGTCGTCGTTAAAATGGGCAAACAG AAATTGAAAACTCGTGTCATCAACAAAGACGTAAATCCAGAATGGAACGAAGATCTGACCCTCTCCGTCACGGACCCCAGTCTTACCGTTCTCTTG ACGGTGTACGACCACGACATGTTTAGCAAGGACGACAAGATGGGTGATGCAGAGTTCGAGATAAAGCCGTATATCGAGGCTTTAAAAATGCAACTTGACGGTCTTCCTAGTGGTACCATCGTCACCACGGTTCAGCCATGTCGTCGCAACTGTCTAGCTGAGGAGTCTAAAATAACTTGGGTCGACGGTAAGCTCGTCCAGGATCTCGTTCTCAGATTACGACATGTTGAATGTGGAGAGGTCGAGGCTCAGCTTCAGTGGATTGACCTCCCTGGCTCCAAGGGTCTATAA
- the LOC108856908 gene encoding outer envelope protein 64, chloroplastic, whose protein sequence is MASHASNLWVLLGLGIAGILLAAKKLKKTIREDFGAFVDKLLLLPPPQPAPPKAPHPLTGLSFAVSDVFDVTGYVTGFGHPDWARTHEAASSTCPVVSTLVEGGATCLGKTVVDELAFSISGENKHYEPPTNPAAHDRIPGGACSGAAVSVATNAVDFALGIDTVGGVRVPAGYCGVLGFKSSHGAISNTGIIPVSSSLDSVGWFARDPNTLRRVGHVLLHLPFSTQRNPRQIIVADDYFQLLKIPVDRITQVVTKSAEKLFGRQSLKHQNLENYFESKIPSLKEFTRTKAIASTKVSTSGLLANVMQLIQRHEFLQNHGDWINTVKPAIDPVISSQLSEKTELNNEEIENLNTIRNQTRVAVNSLLKDDGILVIPTMPTLPPKLGSKETISEDYQNRASSLLSIASISGCCQVTVPLGHHEKSPVSVSFIGRHGGDRFLLDTVQTMYASLQENSSVIADPKSSKKTISQEESAEIAKEKGNQAFKEKQWQKAIGLYSEAIKLSENNATYYSNRAAAYLEIGSFLQAEEDCTKAITLDKKNVKAYLRRGTAREMLGYYKEAMDDFRHALVLEPNNKRASLSAERLRKMFQ, encoded by the exons ATGGCGTCTCACGCTTCGAATCTATGGGTGCTTCTAGGTTTAGGCATAGCCGGGATCCTCTTGGCTGCTAAGAAGCTCAAGAAGACCATCCGTGAAGATTTCGGCGCCTTTGTCGACAAGCTCTTACTCCTCCCTCCTCCGCAGCCTGCTCCTCCCAAAGCTCCTCATCCTCTCACCGGTCTCTCCTTCGCCGTATCCGACGT ATTCGATGTTACAGGCTACGTGACTGGCTTTGGTCATCCAGATTGGGCCAGGACGCATGAAGCTGCTTCTTCAACATGTCCTGTGGTTTCTACTCTCGTTGAAGGTGGTGCCACTTGCCTTGGCAAAACTGTTGTTGATGAACTTGCCTTTAG tataAGTGGAGAAAACAAGCATTACGAGCCTCCCACAAATCCTGCTGCTCATGATCGTATCCCTGGTGGCGCTTGCAGTGGAGCTGCTGTTTCCGTAGCTACTAACGCTGTGGATTTTgccttag GCATCGACACAGTTGGCGGGGTAAGAGTGCCTGCTGGATACTGTGGCGTCCTTGGATTCAAATCTTCCCATGGGGCCATTTCAAACACTGGGATCATACCAGTATCTTCCAGTCTTGACTCTGTTG GATGGTTTGCACGCGATCCAAACACCCTACGTCGTGTTGGCCATGTACTCTTGCACCTTCCATTTTCCACACAACGGAATCCAAGGCAAATCATTGTAGCTGATGACTATTTTCAGCTGTTAAAGATCCCTGTGGACCGGATTACACAGGTGGTGACCAAATCAGCCGAAAAGCTCTTCGGAA GACAATCGCTGAAGCATCAGAACCTGGAGAACTATTTTGAATCTAAAATTCCTAGCTTGAAAGAGTTCACTAGGACAAAAGCCATTGCTAGCACGAAGGTCTCAACATCAGGACTACTGGCAAATGTGATGCAGCTTATTCAAAG GCACGAGTTTCTTCAAAACCATGGGGATTGGATCAATACAGTGAAGCCAGCTATTGATCCTGTGATTTCTTCGCAATTGTCTGAGAAAACAGAGCTAAACAACGAAGAGATTGAGAATCTGAATACAATCAGAAACCAGACACGAGTGGCTGTAAATTCACTTCTCAAG GATGATGGCATTCTGGTTATCCCAACAATGCCAACTCTTCCTCCAAAACTCGGTAGCAAAGAGACAATCTCCGAAGACTATCAAAACCGAGCTTCGAGTCTACTTAGCATTGCTAGCATATCGGGCTGTTGTCAG GTGACAGTGCCGCTGGGACACCACGAGAAGTCCCCTGTTTCAGTTTCTTTCATAGGAAGGCATGGTGGTGACCGCTTCTTACTAGATACAGTGCAGACGATGTATGCGTCTTTGCAAGAGAACTCCAGCGTTATTGCCGATCCTAAATCATCTAAGAAGACTATCAGCCAAGAAGAGTCGGCTGAAATTGCCAAAGAGAAG GGTAACCAAGCGTTTAAAGAGAAACAGTGGCAGAAAGCTATCGGTCTATACTCAGAAGCTATTAAGCTGAGTGAAAACAATGCTACTTATTACAGTAACAGAGCTGCTGCCTATCTTGAAATTGGAAG CTTTCTTCAAGCCGAAGAAGATTGTACCAAAGCCATCACTCTCGACAAGAAG aatGTGAAAGCTTATTTACGAAGAGGAACCGCTAGGGAAATGTTAGGCTATTACAAGGAAGCTATGGATG ATTTCAGACACGCACTTGTGTTGGAACCAAACAACAAGAGAGCGTCTCTATCAGCTGAGAGACTGCGAAAGATGTTCCAGTGA